A stretch of Lathyrus oleraceus cultivar Zhongwan6 chromosome 6, CAAS_Psat_ZW6_1.0, whole genome shotgun sequence DNA encodes these proteins:
- the LOC127098284 gene encoding caffeoylshikimate esterase has protein sequence MFNSTSFKTNTITYSLQTPPTTTTMDLSLSLNTTLPFGSQNHNPLNHYHHNPISISIKLKKLPILRLTAKKKSMIDGISDDLNSIASLNLDFAPSRRHVREAFTHVQHKLDHFLFKTAPSGIRTQEWYERNSRGLEIFCKSWMPKNGVPIKGALFFCHGYGSTCTFFFEGIARRIAASGFGVYAMDFEGFGLSEGLHGYVPSFDDLVDDVIEYSTKIKARPEVRDLPGFIFGQSMGGAIALKAHLKQPNDWDGVILVAPMCKISKGMIPSTMVLNVLTLLSKMMPKAKLFPYKDLTELIIREPGKRKFAGYNVVSYDDKTRLRTGMELLSATQDIESQLEKVSAPLLILHGAEDKVTDPLVSQFLYEKACSKDKTLKIYEGGYHGILEGEPDERISSVHDDIISWLDFRCCR, from the exons ATGTTCAACTCAACATCGTTCAAAACAAACACCATCACTTACTCTCTTCAAACTCCACCAACCACAACAACCATGGACCTCTCTCTCAGTCTCAACACAACACTCCCATTTGGATCACAAAACCATAATCCACTCAATCACTATCATCATAATCCAATTTCCATTTCAATCAAACTCAAGAAATTACCAATATTGAGATTGACCGCAAAGAAAAAGTCAATGATTGATGGTATTAGTGACGATTTGAATTCCATAGCTTCTCTTAACCTTGATTTTGCACCTTCTCGGAGACACGTTCGAGAGGCCTTCACTCATGTGCAACACAAACTAGACCATTTCTTATTCAAG ACTGCACCTTCTGGGATCAGAACTCAAGAA TGGTATGAAAGGAATTCGAGAGGATTGGAGATTTTCTGCAAAAGTTGGATGCCAAAAAACGGTGTTCCAATCAAGGGAGCTTTGTTTTTCTGTCATGGATATGGCAGTACTTGCACTTTCTTCTTTGAAG GTATTGCTAGGAGAATTGCTGCTTCTGGATTTGGTGTTTATGCGATGGATTTTGAGGGTTTCGGTTTATCTGAAGGATTGCATGGTTATGTACCGAGTTTCGATGATTTGGTCGACGATGTTATAGAATACTCTACAAAAATTAAAG CAAGACCTGAGGTGAGAGATTTGCCGGGATTTATATTCGGGCAGTCGATGGGTGGAGCAATTGCTCTTAAAGCTCATTTGAAGCAACCTAATGATTGGGATGGAGTCATCCTTGTAGCACCAATGTGTAAG ATTTCAAAAGGCATGATACCATCAACTATGGTTTTGAATGTGCTAACTCTCTTGTCTAAAATGATGCCAAAGGCGAAACTATTTCCTTATAAGGATCTAACCGAGCTGATTATACGAGAACCCGGGAAAAGAAAATTT GCCGGTTACAATGTTGTTTCTTACGATGATAAAACGCGATTAAGAACCGGAATGGAACTCTTGAGTGCAACTCAAGATATTGAGTCACAGTTAGAGAAG GTTTCAGCTCCATTATTGATTCTTCATGGAGCAGAAGATAAGGTGACAGATCCACTGGTGAGCCAATTTCTTTATGAGAAAGCTTGTAGCAAAGATAAGACTCTAAAGATATATGAAGGAGGTTACCATGGCATTTTGGAAGGTGAACCTGATGAAAGAATTTCTTCTGTTCATGATGATATTATCTCATGGCTTGATTTTAGGTGTTGTAGATGA
- the LOC127096391 gene encoding uncharacterized protein LOC127096391, producing the protein MQQREKETFREYAQRWREIAAQVVPPMEEKEMTKVFLKTLDTFYYERMIASAPTDFTDMVNMGVRLEEAVREGRLVREGSSSSSGAKRYGGFMKKKEQETNAVSYNHPRRINYPYHSQHQHIAAVTPVITSAPVQVQYPQQRTNRFQQNTQYQQQHQPQQHQHQLQQRPPQQQRKTNFDPIPMSYAELYPALIAKNLVQPRPRPLIPEVLPWWYKPEVSCPFHQNAPGHDLDNCFALKLEVQKLTRAGILTFKSMGPNVKDNPMPSHGPSSVNNIEVCLNEQRVTKIEEIRQSLVEIHSVLCAHGLFQHDHQICGTCSVNSRGCRNIQDDLQGVLDQGLIQISRQVSSPESQEQEVNVIIPCFNIPEKVEIAYHPREPVVICPPGPMPYTSDKAVPYRYAATIIENGKEVEIKTLASVTNIAANSRMTRSGRVFAPPVIPSRNVEKDPVVVVPVTREAEGQTSNSTLDKETDELLRIIKLSDYKVVDQLLQTPSKISILSLLLNSAVHREALLKVLDQAFVEQDITAEQFNNVVGSITSCNGLGFCDEELPEEGKNHNFALHILANCQGDSLSNILIDTGSSLNVMPKSTLVKLKYKGGQMRHSGIIVKAFDGSRKSVIGEVDLPICIIPHVFQITFQVMDIVPAYSCLLGRPWIHEAGAITSTLHQKLKFVKNGQIVTVNGEQAMLISHLFIV; encoded by the coding sequence ATGCAACAAAGAGAAAAGGAGACATTCCGTGAATACGCGCAAAGGTGGCGCGAAATTGCAGCACAGGTTGTTCCACCtatggaagaaaaggagatgacgaAAGTGTTCTTAAAGACTCTTGATACTttttattacgagaggatgattgCAAGCGCTCCTACAGACTTTACTGACATGGTAAACATGGGAGTCCGTTTAGAGGAAGCAGTTCGAGAAGGGCGTCTAGTTAGAGAAGGAAGTTCATCTTCAAGCGGGGCAAAGAGGTACGGCGGTTTTATGAAAAAGAAGGAACAAGAAACTAATGCTGTGTCCTATAATCATCCAAGAAGGATCAATTATCCTTACCATTCCCAACACCAACATATAGCAGCCGTGACTCCAGTAATCACTTCCGCTCCAGTTCAAGTCCAATACCCTCAGCAGCGTACCAACCGCTTCCAACAGAAtactcagtatcagcaacaacatcaacctcaacaacatcaacatcagtTACAACAACGTCCACCACAGCAACAAAGAAAAAccaattttgatccaattccgatgtcatatgcagaattgtatccagCTTTGATCGCTAAAAACCTTGTGCAACCACGACCACGACCTCTTATACCAGAAGTGCTACcttggtggtacaagccagaggTATCTTGTCCCTTTCATCAGAATGCTCCAGGTCATGACTTAGACAACTGTTTTGCTTTAAAGTTGGAAGTACAGAAGTTGACAAGAGCAGGTATCCTGACCTTCAAGAGCATGGGTCCCAATGTGAAGGACAATCCAATGCCAAGTCATGGTCCTTCATCAGTGAACAATATAGAAGTTTGTCTCAATGAACAACGTGTTACGAAGATAGAGGAGATTCGGCAGTCTTTGGTTGAAATTCATTCTGTTTTATGTGCTCATGGTCTATTCCAACATGACCACCAGATCTGTGGTACATGTTCAGTCAATTCAAGAGGTTGTAGAAATATTCAAGATGATTTGCAAGGCGTCCTTGATCAGGGTTTGATTCAGATTTCTAGACAAGTGAGTTCTCCAGAATCACAAGAACAAGAGGTGAATGTCATCATTCCTTGCTTCAACATTCCAGAGAAAGTAGAGATAGCTTATCATCCGAGGGAGCCAGTGGTGATTTGCCCTCCGGGCCCAATGCCTTACACTTCAGATAAAGCGGTCCCCTACCGCTATGCAGCAACTATTATTGAGAACGGTAAAGAGGTCGAGATTAAAACCTTAGCCTCAGTTACCAATATCGCAGCAAATAGCCGAATGACGCGCAGTGGCCGCGTGTTCGCTCCGCCGGTTATCCCAAGTAGAAATGTTGAGAAAGATCCAGTAGTCGTGGTACCAGTGACAAGAGAAGCAGAAGGGCAAACAAGCAATTCAACCCTTGATAAAGAAACAGATGAACTACTTAGAATTATCAAGCTCAGTGACTACAAAGTGGTAGATCAGTTGCTacagacaccgtcaaaaatctcgaTCCTGTCCTTATTATTGAATTCAGCTGTCCACAGAGAAGCACTACTGAAGGTGCTTGATCAAGCCTTTGTAGAACAGGATATAACAGCAGAGCAGTTCAACAATGTTGTAGGCAGCATCACTTCGTGCAATGGCTTAggcttttgtgatgaagaactgCCAGAAGAAGGAAAGAATCACAACTTCGCTCTCCATATCTTAGCCAATTGTCAAGGGGATTCTTTGTCTAATATCCTAATTGACACCGGTTCATCTCTGAATGTCATGCCCAAGTCTACCTTGGTGAAGCTAAAGTACAAAGGGGGGCAAATGCGGCATAGTGGAATTATTGTGAAAGCGTTCGATGGATCAAGAAAATCAGTCATTGGAGAAGTTGATTTGCCTATTTGTATTATACCACATGTattccagatcactttccaggttatggatataGTGCCAGCTTATAGCTGTCTGCTCGGAcgcccatggattcatgaggcgggTGCCATTACATCCACGttacaccaaaagttaaagtttgtcaagaatgggcAAATAGTGACGGTTAATGGGGAGCAGGCTATGCTGATTAGCCACCTTTTCATCGTTTAG